A genomic window from Photobacterium gaetbulicola Gung47 includes:
- a CDS encoding purine nucleoside phosphorylase (COG0813), translated as MATPHINAELGDFAETVLMPGDPLRAKFIAENYLEDVQLVCDVRNMFGYTGTYKGQRVSVMGHGMGIPSCSIYVHELIKEFGVKNIIRVGSCGAVHDDVKLMDVIIGMGASTDSKVNRIRFNNHDFAAIADFGLLETAVNEARAQNVPVRVGNVFSADLFYSPEADLFDKMEKLGMLGVDMEAAGIYGVAAELGAKALTILTVSDHIKRGEKLSSDDRQKSFAQMMNVALETAIKL; from the coding sequence ATGGCTACCCCACATATCAATGCTGAACTTGGTGATTTTGCAGAAACAGTCCTGATGCCAGGCGATCCGCTTCGTGCGAAATTCATTGCTGAAAATTACCTTGAAGACGTTCAACTTGTTTGTGACGTTCGCAATATGTTCGGTTACACCGGTACATACAAAGGCCAGCGTGTCTCTGTAATGGGTCACGGTATGGGTATCCCGTCATGCTCTATCTACGTACACGAGCTGATTAAAGAGTTTGGTGTTAAGAACATCATCCGTGTAGGTAGCTGTGGGGCTGTACACGACGACGTTAAACTGATGGATGTCATCATTGGTATGGGCGCGTCAACAGACTCTAAAGTTAACCGTATTCGCTTCAACAACCACGACTTTGCCGCTATCGCTGACTTTGGCCTGCTAGAGACCGCTGTTAACGAAGCACGCGCACAGAATGTTCCTGTTCGTGTGGGTAACGTTTTCTCTGCCGATCTGTTCTACAGCCCAGAAGCTGACCTGTTCGACAAGATGGAAAAACTGGGCATGCTGGGTGTTGATATGGAAGCTGCGGGTATCTACGGTGTGGCAGCTGAGCTAGGCGCCAAGGCCCTGACTATCCTAACGGTTTCAGACCATATCAAGCGTGGTGAAAAACTAAGCTCAGACGATCGCCAAAAATCCTTTGCACAGATGATGAACGTTGCACTGGAAACGGCAATCAAGCTGTAA
- a CDS encoding hypothetical protein (COG4317), protein MNEILLAIFAGLIVGLFFSAIKLPLPAPPVLPGIMGIVGVYLGGIAYQSIVERFFS, encoded by the coding sequence ATGAATGAGATTCTGCTTGCAATTTTTGCAGGATTAATTGTTGGTCTATTTTTCTCGGCCATTAAACTTCCGCTGCCTGCGCCACCGGTGCTACCAGGCATTATGGGAATCGTCGGTGTTTACCTTGGTGGCATTGCCTACCAAAGCATCGTTGAGCGTTTCTTCTCTTGA
- a CDS encoding putative metal-dependent hydrolase (COG1574) yields MPTTVPKELMRYLAAVSLLALIACDSMDDTPDADTIYFNGNILTLSPHSQKVTAIAFKNGKVQAIGTRIGVMRHQGDITEVVDLNGQTMLPGFFAGNSQFSKLLEQTGSIEQSLAAFASQGITTLVDIDIDRKALETLLTQANANKLTLDIIAIPSASELEALAGSDQIKFGQYSNRLKIAGFTLKLDGTTKDLTAWMAYPYQENPDLPAPNWRSSPLMPFSQFHALFQLAVEYERQLFIHAVGDAAIDAIIQASYDLKINAGQDQRHVVVMSRFMRNNQIQQYAKLGLFGCFDTSNIYLDGVDDVDKLGLGRANGQSPIKQALEEGLSASNICSPGPNPFDTTFALWSAVNRVTKEGEIMGSGLRLSALEALTAMSKHAAFQFFEEETKGELVPGKQADAVILSDNPMAIAPGLIRTIEVVATIKQGKTIYRRPSASKTQKGDPPTN; encoded by the coding sequence ATGCCCACTACCGTGCCCAAAGAACTCATGCGCTATCTTGCCGCAGTAAGTCTGCTTGCCCTGATTGCCTGTGACAGCATGGACGATACGCCAGACGCCGATACCATTTATTTCAATGGCAACATTCTCACCTTGTCACCACATTCCCAGAAAGTCACAGCCATTGCCTTTAAGAACGGCAAGGTCCAGGCGATAGGTACACGTATTGGAGTTATGCGCCACCAAGGTGATATCACCGAGGTGGTTGATCTAAATGGCCAGACCATGCTCCCAGGATTTTTTGCCGGCAACAGCCAATTTTCTAAATTGCTCGAACAGACTGGCAGCATTGAACAAAGTCTAGCGGCCTTTGCCAGCCAGGGCATCACAACCTTGGTGGATATTGATATCGATCGAAAAGCACTTGAAACCCTGCTCACCCAGGCAAACGCAAATAAGCTGACGCTGGATATTATTGCGATCCCCAGCGCCAGTGAGCTGGAGGCTTTGGCCGGCAGCGATCAGATTAAATTCGGCCAATATAGCAACCGGCTAAAGATAGCCGGCTTCACGCTCAAGCTAGATGGCACCACAAAAGACCTTACCGCTTGGATGGCCTATCCCTACCAAGAGAACCCCGACTTACCCGCCCCAAATTGGCGCAGTAGCCCATTGATGCCCTTCAGCCAATTTCATGCTCTCTTTCAACTGGCCGTCGAATATGAACGCCAGCTGTTCATCCACGCAGTAGGCGATGCCGCTATCGACGCCATAATCCAAGCAAGCTATGACCTCAAAATCAATGCCGGGCAAGATCAACGTCACGTCGTGGTTATGTCGCGTTTTATGCGCAATAACCAAATACAGCAATATGCCAAATTGGGGCTGTTCGGCTGTTTTGACACCAGCAACATCTACCTAGATGGGGTGGACGATGTCGATAAGCTCGGCCTTGGCCGGGCAAACGGGCAAAGCCCGATCAAGCAAGCCTTGGAAGAGGGTCTATCAGCCAGCAACATCTGCTCTCCAGGCCCCAATCCATTCGACACCACTTTTGCCCTTTGGTCCGCTGTCAACCGGGTAACCAAAGAGGGAGAAATCATGGGCAGCGGATTACGCCTCTCAGCGCTGGAAGCGTTAACTGCCATGAGCAAACATGCGGCTTTCCAGTTTTTTGAAGAAGAGACCAAGGGAGAGCTGGTGCCCGGCAAACAAGCTGATGCCGTGATCCTCTCTGACAACCCGATGGCAATTGCCCCCGGGTTGATTAGAACTATCGAGGTTGTCGCAACAATCAAGCAAGGTAAAACAATTTATCGCCGGCCTTCGGCTTCGAAGACCCAGAAGGGGGATCCTCCGACTAATTAA
- a CDS encoding putative DNA-binding response regulator (COG0745) — protein sequence MSTSKKVLVVDDDQEIRELLDEYLTKAGFTVVTAAEGEEMKRRLAMGTPDLILLDVMMPGDDGFTLCQYIRKTSDVPIIMLTAVSDEMDQIIGLELGADDYIAKPFSPRQLMARIKALLRRVKPTEAQQMPSAPKAIRFANWRLDTAAQRLYDLDKEKDYELSGSDFALLMLFLTRPNEVLDRDTISFATRGREATPSARSIDVQLSRLRQRLGDKGTQQRLIKTIRGNGYSFNAEVTYEE from the coding sequence ATGAGCACAAGCAAGAAGGTTCTTGTTGTTGATGATGATCAGGAAATTCGTGAGTTGTTGGACGAATACCTTACCAAGGCGGGGTTTACGGTTGTAACTGCTGCCGAAGGGGAGGAAATGAAGCGCCGTCTAGCGATGGGGACCCCTGATTTGATCTTGCTGGACGTGATGATGCCGGGGGATGACGGTTTTACCTTGTGCCAATACATTCGTAAAACGTCCGATGTGCCGATTATTATGCTGACTGCCGTATCAGATGAAATGGACCAAATCATTGGCCTTGAGCTTGGGGCGGATGATTATATTGCCAAGCCGTTTAGCCCTCGCCAGTTGATGGCCCGGATCAAAGCGTTACTGCGTCGCGTCAAGCCAACCGAAGCCCAGCAGATGCCGTCTGCCCCCAAAGCGATTAGGTTTGCCAACTGGCGCCTGGATACGGCCGCCCAGCGTCTGTACGATCTGGATAAAGAGAAAGATTACGAGCTTAGCGGCAGTGATTTTGCCTTGTTGATGCTGTTTTTGACGCGTCCGAACGAAGTGCTGGATCGTGATACGATCTCTTTTGCAACCCGTGGCCGTGAGGCAACCCCGTCGGCGCGCAGTATTGACGTGCAACTTAGCCGGTTGCGCCAGCGGTTGGGGGATAAGGGTACTCAGCAGCGCTTGATCAAGACAATCCGCGGCAATGGTTACTCATTCAATGCCGAGGTCACCTACGAGGAATAA
- a CDS encoding putative Signal transduction histidine kinase (COG0642): protein MNIRKWWPKSLLARTLWFTLLAVFLAQVIATSIWYGQSKQRDLEGLESASASMANMFASTVTFFQSLPLEYRHIVLDQLRNMGGTRFFVSFNQEEILIDPIPDSLMKRTAVGAFEEVLSEKLPRLDVIRVEFSRPETLHVLKNDILLSDLPRSWAHYTLSLEPFNPPILVVQLELAENEWLYIAALLPAPYVTLEDEIITGQQLVFMVFMTALLLVFTFLMIRRQTKPLKRLAYAANAMSFDIYQPPLKEEGATELVTATRAFNRMQSRVQRYIDDREHLFSSISHDLKTPITRLRLRAELIDDDAKVEKFNRDLDELEMMVKGALQTVKDTDLHENLTQVDLKEMLFSIAERHNQHQVKVTIPATKIAPLMGKPLALKRCFSNLIDNGVKYGGEVRLIIVDEKDSLILIIKDKGPGIPNESLEAVFEPYVRVAKDEEGHGLGLGIARNIIHAHGGDMAIHNAVDGGLEVKVYIPRLLKED, encoded by the coding sequence ATGAATATTCGAAAGTGGTGGCCAAAGTCCCTGTTGGCCCGCACGCTTTGGTTTACCCTGCTGGCAGTGTTTCTTGCCCAGGTTATCGCAACCAGTATTTGGTATGGGCAGTCGAAGCAACGTGATTTGGAAGGCCTGGAGTCGGCCTCGGCCAGCATGGCCAATATGTTTGCCTCGACAGTGACCTTCTTCCAGTCCCTGCCCCTGGAGTACCGCCATATTGTGCTCGACCAGCTGCGCAATATGGGGGGGACCCGCTTTTTCGTTTCCTTCAACCAAGAAGAAATCTTGATTGACCCCATTCCGGACTCGCTGATGAAGCGGACCGCGGTCGGGGCCTTTGAAGAAGTGCTCAGTGAAAAGCTCCCCCGGTTGGATGTGATCCGGGTGGAGTTTTCCCGTCCCGAAACCTTACATGTTTTGAAAAATGATATCTTGCTCAGCGATCTGCCTCGCTCTTGGGCGCACTATACCCTGAGCCTCGAGCCGTTCAACCCGCCGATTTTGGTGGTGCAGCTTGAGTTGGCAGAAAATGAGTGGCTGTATATCGCCGCCTTGTTGCCAGCACCTTATGTGACCTTGGAAGACGAAATTATCACAGGCCAGCAATTGGTGTTTATGGTGTTCATGACTGCATTGCTGCTGGTGTTCACTTTCCTGATGATCCGGCGTCAGACCAAGCCGCTTAAGCGCCTTGCCTATGCGGCCAATGCTATGAGCTTTGATATCTACCAGCCGCCGCTTAAAGAGGAGGGGGCGACGGAATTGGTGACGGCGACACGGGCATTCAACCGGATGCAGTCGCGGGTACAGCGCTACATCGATGATCGCGAGCACCTGTTTTCGTCTATTTCACATGATTTGAAAACACCGATCACCCGGTTGAGACTGCGTGCCGAACTGATTGATGACGATGCCAAAGTAGAGAAGTTCAACCGCGACCTCGATGAGCTGGAGATGATGGTCAAAGGGGCTTTGCAGACGGTGAAGGATACCGACTTGCATGAGAACCTGACCCAAGTCGATTTGAAGGAGATGCTTTTTAGCATCGCGGAGCGCCACAACCAGCACCAGGTCAAGGTGACCATCCCGGCAACGAAAATAGCCCCGCTGATGGGGAAGCCGCTGGCCTTGAAGCGCTGCTTTAGCAACCTGATTGACAACGGGGTCAAGTATGGCGGAGAGGTGCGGCTGATCATCGTTGATGAGAAAGACTCGCTGATCCTTATCATCAAAGATAAAGGCCCGGGTATTCCCAATGAGTCCCTTGAAGCCGTGTTCGAACCTTACGTACGGGTGGCGAAGGATGAGGAAGGGCATGGTTTGGGGCTGGGTATTGCTCGCAATATCATCCATGCCCATGGTGGTGATATGGCCATCCATAACGCGGTAGATGGCGGGCTGGAAGTGAAAGTCTATATTCCCCGCTTGTTGAAAGAAGATTAA
- a CDS encoding ABC-type sugar transport system, periplasmic component (COG1653), with translation MNTKHTLITALLMLACGAASAGEVEVLHWWTSGGEARSVSLLKDKIQAQGNHWKDFAIAGGGGESAMTVLKTRAVSGNPPSAAQIKGHDIQEWGRLGFLTDLNDVASTDHWSQILPPVARQIMMYGDSYVAVPVNIHRVNWLWANPKVFAKVGVDVPTSLDEFFAAADKIQQAGYVPLAHGGQPWQNVTLFEAVALAVLGPEDYQRAFVELDMSVLGGDKMVAVFTQFRRMRDYVGASYRGRDWSTATAMVSSGEAAMQIMGDWAKGEFEADGKEPGQDYLCMAAPGTQGLFTYNIDSFAFFKLADAANSQAQKDLARAILDKEFQSSFNLSKGSIPIRMDMDLAEFDQCAKDSLVVFKQSSQSGGLVPSVSQGLATTSYVQAAIFDVVSNFFNAKTADPEQAVDRLARAVKSAM, from the coding sequence ATGAACACGAAACACACCTTGATAACGGCTTTGTTGATGCTGGCCTGTGGTGCGGCTTCTGCTGGAGAAGTGGAGGTCTTGCACTGGTGGACATCAGGGGGCGAAGCACGATCAGTCTCCCTATTGAAGGATAAGATCCAGGCTCAGGGCAACCACTGGAAAGATTTTGCCATTGCCGGTGGTGGTGGCGAAAGCGCGATGACAGTGCTGAAAACCCGTGCCGTTTCGGGCAACCCGCCTTCAGCGGCGCAGATCAAAGGTCATGATATTCAGGAGTGGGGGCGGCTCGGCTTCCTGACGGATCTGAATGATGTGGCAAGTACCGATCATTGGTCGCAGATCCTGCCGCCTGTTGCCCGCCAGATCATGATGTACGGCGACAGTTACGTCGCTGTGCCGGTCAATATTCACCGGGTAAATTGGCTATGGGCGAACCCCAAGGTGTTTGCCAAGGTGGGGGTGGATGTGCCGACATCGCTTGATGAGTTTTTTGCCGCCGCGGACAAAATCCAGCAGGCCGGATATGTCCCGCTGGCCCATGGTGGTCAGCCGTGGCAAAACGTGACCCTGTTTGAAGCCGTAGCCTTGGCGGTGCTGGGGCCTGAGGATTACCAGCGTGCGTTTGTTGAACTGGATATGTCAGTCCTTGGCGGCGATAAGATGGTCGCTGTCTTCACCCAGTTTCGCCGGATGCGAGATTATGTCGGCGCCAGTTACCGGGGCCGTGACTGGAGTACGGCGACAGCCATGGTGAGCAGCGGCGAAGCGGCGATGCAAATCATGGGGGACTGGGCCAAAGGGGAGTTCGAGGCTGACGGCAAAGAGCCGGGCCAGGATTACTTGTGTATGGCAGCGCCGGGCACACAGGGGTTATTTACCTACAATATAGACAGCTTTGCCTTCTTCAAGCTTGCCGATGCAGCCAACAGCCAAGCTCAGAAGGACTTAGCCCGGGCAATCCTGGATAAGGAGTTCCAGTCGTCGTTCAATCTCAGCAAAGGCTCGATCCCGATCAGGATGGATATGGACTTGGCCGAGTTTGACCAGTGCGCCAAAGATTCGCTGGTGGTGTTCAAGCAAAGCAGCCAGTCTGGTGGCTTGGTACCGAGTGTCTCCCAGGGGCTGGCGACAACCAGCTATGTACAGGCTGCGATATTTGATGTGGTAAGCAATTTCTTCAATGCCAAAACAGCTGATCCCGAGCAAGCGGTTGATCGCTTGGCACGGGCGGTGAAATCTGCCATGTAG
- a CDS encoding putative phosphohistidine phosphatase SixA (COG2062): MKLLFLVRHGKSQWGDPTLDDHERPLNNRGLKNIPKMIHRLNGWQQGPQLIVTSSALRAAQTAYLFAQGLECAPKLESNPKVYTESAFELMDIIHESSDVVDRLMLVGHNPAITMLAQMFGFKGDNIPTCGVAVFGFEVDCWQAIAEEQGTLFYYDYPKRPRPDSTSKDIG, from the coding sequence ATGAAATTATTGTTTTTAGTCCGTCACGGTAAATCTCAATGGGGTGACCCCACCTTGGATGATCACGAGCGTCCTCTCAACAACCGTGGCCTGAAAAATATTCCCAAAATGATCCACCGCTTGAATGGCTGGCAGCAGGGCCCGCAGCTAATTGTCACCAGTTCTGCGCTGCGTGCCGCCCAAACGGCCTATTTGTTTGCACAGGGGCTGGAGTGTGCCCCCAAGCTCGAATCAAACCCTAAGGTTTATACCGAGTCGGCATTTGAACTGATGGATATCATCCACGAGAGCAGTGATGTGGTCGATCGCTTGATGCTGGTGGGCCATAACCCCGCCATTACCATGCTCGCGCAAATGTTCGGCTTCAAAGGTGACAACATCCCTACCTGTGGTGTGGCAGTGTTTGGTTTCGAGGTTGATTGCTGGCAGGCCATTGCCGAAGAGCAGGGGACCTTGTTCTATTATGATTACCCCAAGCGGCCCCGGCCAGATAGCACGTCGAAAGATATCGGGTGA
- a CDS encoding purine-nucleoside phosphorylase (COG0813), translating into MMTAHIAGSAEDFASTVIMPGDPLRAKYIAETYLEDAKLVTDIRNMLGYTGYYKGQLISVMGHGMGIPSMVLYGHELINDFGVKRIIRIGSVGATQKDVHMRDVILAQAAGTDSPTNAKRSSGYHMATSATFELLHNAYLSATEKGIDVKVGNVFTGDLYYDPDEDLIPALERFGVLGVDMEVAGLYGLAHQHGIESLAILTVSDHCITGEETTAEERQLSFNNMIEIALETAIKA; encoded by the coding sequence ATGATGACTGCTCATATCGCAGGTTCTGCAGAAGATTTTGCTTCAACCGTAATCATGCCGGGCGATCCGCTACGCGCTAAATACATAGCTGAAACTTACCTCGAAGATGCCAAGCTGGTGACGGATATCCGCAACATGCTTGGCTATACCGGCTACTACAAAGGCCAGCTTATCTCGGTCATGGGTCACGGCATGGGCATTCCCTCGATGGTGCTATACGGCCACGAGCTCATCAATGACTTCGGCGTCAAACGCATCATCCGTATCGGTAGCGTGGGCGCAACGCAGAAAGATGTACACATGCGCGATGTGATTCTGGCCCAGGCGGCAGGCACCGACTCTCCGACCAACGCCAAGCGCAGCAGCGGTTATCACATGGCGACGTCGGCAACCTTTGAACTGCTGCACAATGCCTACCTGTCAGCGACAGAGAAGGGTATTGATGTCAAAGTCGGTAACGTGTTTACTGGCGATCTTTATTACGATCCAGACGAAGATCTGATCCCGGCCCTGGAGCGCTTTGGGGTACTGGGTGTCGATATGGAAGTGGCGGGTCTGTACGGCCTTGCGCACCAGCATGGCATCGAGTCGCTGGCGATCCTCACTGTGTCTGACCATTGCATCACGGGCGAAGAGACCACGGCGGAAGAGCGCCAGCTGTCGTTCAATAACATGATTGAAATTGCGCTGGAAACCGCAATTAAGGCTTAA
- a CDS encoding hypothetical protein (COG0477,COG0738), translating into MNNKMTLTAISFLANFIMAGFATQFGMLIQPIADAFGANVNEVASIFSLLNGGALAGTIAAFFLIEKIGIKRITVLCYGAIALAALSLYAAPSLFIVMLCMTVIGFCGGVGLCIAGTIVVSVWKDKIQSTILVVQDATFNIAGVVFPMITTYALTNAMNWSISYLSVGVVALATMFVALLTNFNQCSGDSSTEQEAKSEWNFGIISGGVGLFLGMLALYTFLTWAPMFVQTKFDIPFEQAGNIITQYWSAALIGALVSTVIVSRVKIQYFLLTIISVAMVLTGVIVVTEKLEWISYLTYGYGFACAALYNAFIAYGVSFVRNATSKNVSYILISGSAGAMFSPAISSVMESVVGLQTVMYSIPVIYAVIVAMLVASVKYKTADASQAQAA; encoded by the coding sequence ATGAATAATAAAATGACACTCACCGCGATCAGCTTCCTCGCCAACTTCATTATGGCAGGCTTCGCCACCCAGTTCGGTATGCTGATCCAACCTATCGCCGATGCATTCGGCGCCAATGTAAACGAAGTCGCATCGATTTTCTCGCTGCTAAACGGGGGGGCACTGGCCGGTACCATTGCGGCTTTCTTCCTGATTGAAAAGATAGGCATCAAGCGTATCACTGTCCTGTGCTACGGCGCGATTGCACTGGCCGCTTTGAGTTTATACGCAGCACCCTCGCTATTTATCGTAATGCTCTGCATGACGGTGATCGGTTTTTGTGGCGGCGTCGGTCTTTGTATTGCAGGTACTATCGTGGTGTCGGTATGGAAAGACAAAATCCAAAGCACGATCCTGGTCGTGCAGGATGCCACCTTTAACATTGCCGGTGTCGTGTTCCCGATGATCACCACCTATGCATTGACCAACGCAATGAACTGGAGCATCAGTTACCTCAGCGTCGGGGTTGTGGCTCTGGCGACCATGTTTGTTGCCCTACTGACAAACTTCAACCAATGCAGCGGTGACAGCAGCACAGAGCAAGAAGCGAAATCAGAATGGAACTTCGGCATCATCAGTGGCGGTGTGGGCCTGTTCCTTGGCATGCTGGCGCTGTATACCTTCCTGACATGGGCTCCGATGTTCGTGCAGACGAAATTCGATATCCCATTCGAGCAAGCTGGCAATATCATCACGCAATACTGGTCGGCGGCACTGATCGGTGCACTGGTTTCGACTGTGATTGTGTCCCGGGTGAAGATCCAATATTTCCTGCTGACTATCATTTCTGTCGCGATGGTGCTGACCGGCGTTATCGTTGTCACGGAGAAGCTGGAGTGGATCTCTTACCTCACATACGGCTACGGCTTTGCCTGTGCGGCGCTGTACAACGCATTTATCGCTTATGGTGTGTCTTTCGTACGTAATGCAACCAGCAAAAACGTTTCTTACATCTTGATCAGCGGCAGTGCCGGTGCAATGTTTAGCCCGGCAATCAGCTCGGTCATGGAGAGCGTGGTCGGTCTACAAACGGTAATGTACTCGATTCCGGTGATTTACGCGGTGATTGTTGCCATGCTGGTGGCTTCGGTGAAATACAAAACCGCCGACGCGAGCCAAGCGCAAGCGGCCTAA
- a CDS encoding cyclic nucleotide-binding protein (COG0664): MQLQTLGKGRFESEWSQDKQLIEQTIRDCICTRRIFDENEKLLTQGEHVENLYLVDSGRISMGMTARNGKTFQLGTLECEQQLFGEMEFFTGYRCQMDIVPVEPVDVAIIDPQKLQRCLLEQPRLSLYFASAIAIDYQDTVEILTRRMLYPIAYNVAYDIYHQYLNDLPVDGFQKNYLEAERFATSDRVYRRAVNELENRGFIAKEKKGLRILDLDGLRAFVEG; the protein is encoded by the coding sequence ATGCAACTACAAACCCTAGGCAAAGGACGTTTTGAATCGGAATGGAGTCAGGATAAACAGCTCATCGAACAGACGATTCGAGATTGTATCTGCACGCGCCGTATTTTCGATGAGAACGAAAAGCTCCTAACCCAAGGCGAACACGTTGAAAACCTGTATCTTGTCGACTCGGGAAGAATATCGATGGGCATGACAGCCCGTAACGGCAAGACCTTTCAGCTCGGGACTCTTGAGTGCGAACAACAGTTGTTCGGCGAGATGGAGTTCTTCACGGGATATCGGTGTCAGATGGATATTGTGCCTGTCGAACCGGTTGACGTTGCCATCATCGATCCCCAGAAGCTGCAGCGCTGCCTGCTGGAGCAACCCCGCCTCTCGCTCTACTTTGCCAGTGCTATCGCCATCGATTACCAAGATACGGTAGAGATCCTGACCCGGCGCATGCTCTATCCCATTGCTTACAATGTGGCATATGACATCTATCACCAGTACCTCAATGATCTTCCCGTTGACGGCTTTCAAAAGAACTACCTTGAGGCTGAGCGGTTTGCGACCTCTGACCGCGTGTACCGGCGTGCGGTCAACGAGCTGGAAAATAGAGGCTTTATCGCCAAGGAAAAGAAAGGGCTACGCATTCTTGATTTAGACGGCTTGCGCGCGTTCGTTGAGGGCTAG
- a CDS encoding hypothetical protein (COG3049), translating to MCSSLGVMSAGQSVLGVNYDFQFDHGMVVINPRRLQKWSELPQGGVFRWQSLYGSATLVQFGCELPSGGINESGLSLHLLEQRDAAYPPLAATDTVLGELQWIQYQLDVSQSVDDVVASLDTVKVHSQFIPLHYVVADSFGQGAVIEFVRGQVEVTRFREGQPLVLTNHSLSSSRQHDQSQASRTDDNSSFSRYCRLSTYSLSYCNGVEPESFVSIGLDRVAIAGRFWDPMLHLFRGASSFRTCWQVLFLPATKEMKFRRYENGKGFNLSLERWDFSALDKRLSSDFSCLQTGGDKLEFSPYSLKDNRRIVTKTYRPYRRHFPAQAVEDIARYPDEFMLSAE from the coding sequence ATGTGTTCTTCGTTGGGGGTAATGTCAGCCGGACAGTCAGTATTGGGTGTGAATTATGATTTTCAGTTTGACCATGGGATGGTGGTGATCAACCCGCGCAGGTTGCAAAAATGGAGTGAGTTACCCCAAGGTGGAGTGTTCCGCTGGCAGAGTCTCTATGGCTCTGCCACGTTAGTACAGTTTGGCTGTGAGTTGCCGAGCGGAGGGATCAATGAATCGGGGCTGAGTCTTCATCTGCTCGAGCAGCGAGATGCCGCGTATCCGCCACTGGCCGCCACGGATACTGTGCTGGGGGAGTTGCAGTGGATTCAATACCAATTAGATGTTAGCCAAAGCGTTGATGATGTCGTTGCGAGTTTGGATACTGTTAAAGTTCATAGCCAATTTATTCCGTTGCATTACGTTGTCGCGGACAGTTTTGGCCAGGGGGCCGTGATTGAGTTTGTTCGCGGCCAGGTCGAAGTGACCCGGTTCAGGGAGGGGCAACCCTTGGTGCTTACCAATCATAGCCTGTCAAGCAGCCGCCAGCACGACCAGAGCCAAGCGAGCAGGACTGATGATAACAGCTCTTTTTCCCGTTATTGCCGGTTGAGTACGTACAGCCTGTCTTATTGCAACGGTGTGGAGCCTGAGTCATTTGTTTCGATAGGTCTTGACCGGGTGGCGATAGCCGGGAGGTTCTGGGACCCGATGTTGCATTTATTTCGCGGTGCGAGCAGTTTCAGAACCTGTTGGCAGGTGCTTTTTCTTCCCGCGACAAAGGAAATGAAGTTTAGGCGCTATGAAAATGGCAAAGGCTTTAATCTAAGCCTGGAACGGTGGGATTTTTCGGCATTGGATAAGCGATTGAGTAGTGATTTCTCTTGCTTGCAAACTGGCGGCGACAAGCTGGAATTTTCGCCTTATTCGTTAAAGGACAACCGGCGCATCGTGACCAAAACGTATCGGCCATACCGGCGACATTTTCCTGCTCAGGCCGTTGAAGACATTGCCCGCTACCCGGATGAATTTATGTTATCTGCGGAGTAA